One segment of Coffea arabica cultivar ET-39 chromosome 7c, Coffea Arabica ET-39 HiFi, whole genome shotgun sequence DNA contains the following:
- the LOC113698049 gene encoding homeobox-leucine zipper protein HAT7, with translation MIHGNMETFFPVDSMFQNHQDHDRLPSSNNPSAPSAAHHDFPGISSALMRRSMSFSGVDMSEEALRLEDDMSDDGAAPLGEKKKRLNLEQVKVLEKSFELGSKLEPERKMQLARALGLQPRQVAIWFQNRRARWKTKQMEKDYEVLKRQVEILKADNELLRAQNKRFHSELVALQSVELSAAVEPINLNNRENEASWSSGSRENSIDVNLGTTSVETGLIIPNSHPTSNHMPFPSTMEQPAVGPTHHLLQASLGPDLQGPRIDQTTSDEALCNAFNNIEEQPSFSPWSTWPNQQNFR, from the exons ATGATTCATGGTAATATGGAAACCTTTTTCCCGGTCGACTCCATGTTTCAAAACCATCAAGATCATGACCGCCTTCCTTCCAGCAATAATCCCTCTGCCCCTAGCGCTGCACATCATGACTTCCCTG GCATTTCTAGTGCCCTGATGAGGAGATCCATGTCGTTTTCTGGGGTTGACATGTCTGAAGAAGCGCTGCGTCTAGAAGATGACATGTCAGACGACGGCGCTGCGCCACTTGGGGAGAAGAAGAAGCGGCTCAACCTGGAGCAGGTGAAGGTGCTCGAGAAAAGTTTCGAGTTGGGCAGCAAGCTTGAGCCAGAGAGGAAAATGCAGCTAGCCAGGGCTCTGGGGTTGCAACCGAGGCAAGTCGCCATATGGTTCCAGAACAGGAGAGCTAGATGGAAGACTAAGCAAATGGAAAAAGACTATGAGGTTTTGAAGAGACAAGTCGAAATTCTCAAGGCTGACAATGAACTCCTCAGGGCTCAGAACAAGCGATTTCACTCTGAG CTAGTGGCTCTACAAAGCGTGGAATTAAGTGCTGCAGTAGAACCAATCAATTTGAATAATAGAGAAAATGAGGCTTCTTGGAGCAGTGGAAGCCGCGAAAACAGCATTGATGTCAACTTGGGTACCACATCAGTAGAAACTGGACTTATAATCCCAAACTCTCATCCGACCAGTAATCATATGCCATTTCCTTCAACAATGGAGCAACCTGCAGTTGGTCCAACTCATCATCTCCTCCAGGCCTCACTGGGACCAGATCTCCAAGGTCCTAGAATCGATCAGACCACCTCGGATGAAGCCTTATGCAACGCGTTCAACAATATTGAGGAACAGCCTAGTTTTTCTCCATGGTCGACATGGCCAAACCAGCAAAATTTTCGTTGa
- the LOC140010337 gene encoding vacuolar protein sorting-associated protein 29-like → MVLVLAIGDLHVPYRAPDLPAKFKSMLVPGKIQHIICTGNLCIKEVHDYLKNLCPSLHITRGEYDEDAQYPETKTLTIGQFKLGLCHGHQVVPWGDLDSLAMLQRQLDVDILVTGHTHQFKAYKHEAGVVINPGSATGAYSSITYDVNPSFVLMDIDGLRVVVYVYELIDGEVKVDKIDFKKTGTATSHSAH, encoded by the exons atggtgctGGTATTGGCGATTGGGGATCTCCACGTCCCGTATAGAGCTCCTGATCTTCCAGCAAAATTCAAGTCCATGCTTGTTCCTGGCAAGATTCAACACATCATTTGCACTGGCAATCTCTGTATCAAA GAAGTTCATGATTACCTGAAGAACCTTTGCCCAAGCTTACACATTACTCGAGGTGAATACGATGAAGATGCTCAATATCCAGAGACGAAAACACTTACAATTGGACAATTTAAGCTTGGCCTATGCCATGGTCACCAG GTGGTGCCCTGGGGAGACCTTGATTCACTTGCCATGCTTCAGAGACAGCTAGATGTGGACATTCTGGTTACTGGCCATACCCACCAGTTCAAGGCCTACAAGCACGAGGCTGGAGTCGTAATAAATCCCGGATCAGCCACTGGTGCCTATAGCAGCATCACTTATGATGTGAATCCAAGCTTTGTTCTCATGGATATTGATGGCCTTCGCGTGGTGGTTTATGTCTACGAACTCATTGATGGAGAAGTGAAGGTTGACAAGATAGACTTCAAGAAGACAGGCACAGCCACATCCCATTCTGCCCATTGA
- the LOC140010336 gene encoding serine/threonine-protein kinase PBL34-like isoform X1, with amino-acid sequence MSLESFIHKSYKTTRTSWKGKHLDIKRGGKRADLSSHSTEGLVLRLSVRNSHRGFIGTMGLAPESINAGSRGLRKSIGKTRKDYCGDDDDDDDAMETRGCWMKLRFLGSCMSPSSKVDSSVSGSSTQLEESKSSNDTSRDQPVAPIISSSSSTIAESTPSTPNILEELKIASQLRKFAFNELKSATRSFRPDNLLGEGGFGCVYKGWINENGPTPVKPGSGLTVAVKTLNHDGLQGHKEWLAEVNYLGDLLHPNLVKLIGYCIEGDQRLLVYEFMPRGSLENHLFRRSLPLPWSTRIKIALDAAKGLAFLHEEAERPVIYRDFKTSNILLDADYNAKLSDFGLAKDGPEGDKTHVSTRVMGTYGYAAPEYVMTGHLTSKSDVYSFGVVLLEMLTGRRSMDKTRPNGEHNLVEWARPYLRERRRFYRLIDPRLEGQFSIRGAQKAVQLAAHCLTRDAKARPLMSEVVEVLKPLPDLKDMASSSSYFQALQAERASIAQAIKNGGRVQAALPEKNGQQNPTLSTPNRPQASPCHENNLHRSPKPKV; translated from the exons ATGAGTTTGGAATCCTTCATTCACAAATCCTATAAAACAACACGAACTAGTTGGAAAGGAAAGCATCTTGACATTAAGAGGGGAGGAAAGAGGGCAGATTTGTCCTCGCACTCTACTGAAGGTTTAGTTTTACGATTATCAGTCAGGAATTCACACCGTGGATTCATTGGAACAATGGGGTTGGCTCCTGAAAGTATCAATGCTGGCTCTCGGGGATTGAGGAAATCAATCGGCAAGACGAGGAAAGATTATTgtggtgatgatgatgatgatgatgatgccaTGGAGACAAGAGGGTGTTGGATGAAGTTGAGGTTTTTGGGGAGCTGCATGTCCCCAAGCTCCAAGGTTGATAGCTCTGTCAGTGGTTCCAGCACTCAATTAG AAGAAAGTAAATCATCCAATGACACCAGTAGAGACCAACCGGTTGCTCCCATTATATCATCTTCGAGCTCTACCATTGCAGAAAGTACTCCATCCACTCCTAACATACTTGAGGAACTGAAAATTGCTTCTCAGCTTCGGAAGTTTGCCTTTAATGAGCTGAAGTCTGCAACAAGAAGCTTTAGACCAGATAATCTCCTTGGTGAGGGTGGCTTTGGTTGTGTTTATAAAGGTTGGATCAATGAAAATGGTCCAACTCCTGTGAAACCTGGTTCAGGGCTCACTGTTGCAGTAAAAACCCTGAATCATGATGGACTCCAGGGTCACAAGGAGTGGTTG GCTGAAGTAAATTATCTAGGTGACCTCCTCCATCCTAATTTGGTTAAATTGATAGGATATTGCATAGAAGGCGATCAAAGGTTGCTTGTCTATGAGTTTATGCCTCGGGGAAGTTTGGAGAATCACTTGTTTAGAA GGTCTCTTCCTCTTCCTTGGTCTACCAGAATCAAAATTGCTCTAGATGCAGCGAAAGGACTTGCCTTTCTTCATGAAGAAGCTGAAAGGCCAGTTATATATCGAGATTTTAAAACATCTAATATTTTATTGGATGCG GACTACAATGCTAAGCTTTCCGATTTTGGACTGGCCAAAGATGGCCCAGAGGGGGATAAGACCCATGTATCCACACGGGTCATGGGAACTTATGGTTATGCTGCACCTGAATATGTCATGACAG GACATCTCACATCAAAAAGTGATGTCTACAGCTTTGGAGTGGTTTTACTTGAAATGCTTACTGGACGAAGATCTATGGATAAAACCAGACCAAATGGAGAACATAATTTGGTCGAATGGGCGAGGCCTTATCTGAGGGAAAGGCGTAGGTTCTATAGGCTGATAGATCCCCGTCTTGAAGGGCAGTTCTCAATCAGAGGTGCACAGAAGGCAGTTCAGTTGGCTGCTCATTGCCTCACCCGTGATGCTAAAGCTCGACCTTTGATGAGTGAAGTAGTTGAAGTCTTAAAGCCTCTGCCTGACCTGAAGGATATGGCCAGTTCCTCGTCCTACTTTCAGGCCCTTCAAGCTGAGCGAGCAAGTATTGCTCAAGCTATTAAAAACGGTGGTAGAGTTCAGGCAGCATTACCAGAAAAGAATGGGCAACAAAACCCGACCCTTTCCACACCAAATCGTCCACAGGCTTCTCCCTGTCACGAGAACAATCTGCATAGATCGCCAAAACCAAAGGTTTAG
- the LOC140010336 gene encoding serine/threonine-protein kinase PBL34-like isoform X2: MSLESFIHKSYKTTRTSWKGKHLDIKRGGKRADLSSHSTEGLVLRLSVRNSHRGFIGTMGLAPESINAGSRGLRKSIGKTRKDYCGDDDDDDDAMETRGCWMKLRFLGSCMSPSSKVDSSVSGSSTQLAEESKSSNDTSRDQPVAPIISSSSSTIAESTPSTPNILEELKIASQLRKFAFNELKSATRSFRPDNLLGEGGFGCVYKGWINENGPTPVKPGSGLTVAVKTLNHDGLQGHKEWLAEVNYLGDLLHPNLVKLIGYCIEGDQRLLVYEFMPRGSLENHLFRRSLPLPWSTRIKIALDAAKGLAFLHEEAERPVIYRDFKTSNILLDADYNAKLSDFGLAKDGPEGDKTHVSTRVMGTYGYAAPEYVMTGHLTSKSDVYSFGVVLLEMLTGRRSMDKTRPNGEHNLVEWARPYLRERRRFYRLIDPRLEGQFSIRGAQKAVQLAAHCLTRDAKARPLMSEVVEVLKPLPDLKDMASSSSYFQALQAERASIAQAIKNGGRVQAALPEKNGQQNPTLSTPNRPQASPCHENNLHRSPKPKV, encoded by the exons ATGAGTTTGGAATCCTTCATTCACAAATCCTATAAAACAACACGAACTAGTTGGAAAGGAAAGCATCTTGACATTAAGAGGGGAGGAAAGAGGGCAGATTTGTCCTCGCACTCTACTGAAGGTTTAGTTTTACGATTATCAGTCAGGAATTCACACCGTGGATTCATTGGAACAATGGGGTTGGCTCCTGAAAGTATCAATGCTGGCTCTCGGGGATTGAGGAAATCAATCGGCAAGACGAGGAAAGATTATTgtggtgatgatgatgatgatgatgatgccaTGGAGACAAGAGGGTGTTGGATGAAGTTGAGGTTTTTGGGGAGCTGCATGTCCCCAAGCTCCAAGGTTGATAGCTCTGTCAGTGGTTCCAGCACTCAATTAG CAGAAGAAAGTAAATCATCCAATGACACCAGTAGAGACCAACCGGTTGCTCCCATTATATCATCTTCGAGCTCTACCATTGCAGAAAGTACTCCATCCACTCCTAACATACTTGAGGAACTGAAAATTGCTTCTCAGCTTCGGAAGTTTGCCTTTAATGAGCTGAAGTCTGCAACAAGAAGCTTTAGACCAGATAATCTCCTTGGTGAGGGTGGCTTTGGTTGTGTTTATAAAGGTTGGATCAATGAAAATGGTCCAACTCCTGTGAAACCTGGTTCAGGGCTCACTGTTGCAGTAAAAACCCTGAATCATGATGGACTCCAGGGTCACAAGGAGTGGTTG GCTGAAGTAAATTATCTAGGTGACCTCCTCCATCCTAATTTGGTTAAATTGATAGGATATTGCATAGAAGGCGATCAAAGGTTGCTTGTCTATGAGTTTATGCCTCGGGGAAGTTTGGAGAATCACTTGTTTAGAA GGTCTCTTCCTCTTCCTTGGTCTACCAGAATCAAAATTGCTCTAGATGCAGCGAAAGGACTTGCCTTTCTTCATGAAGAAGCTGAAAGGCCAGTTATATATCGAGATTTTAAAACATCTAATATTTTATTGGATGCG GACTACAATGCTAAGCTTTCCGATTTTGGACTGGCCAAAGATGGCCCAGAGGGGGATAAGACCCATGTATCCACACGGGTCATGGGAACTTATGGTTATGCTGCACCTGAATATGTCATGACAG GACATCTCACATCAAAAAGTGATGTCTACAGCTTTGGAGTGGTTTTACTTGAAATGCTTACTGGACGAAGATCTATGGATAAAACCAGACCAAATGGAGAACATAATTTGGTCGAATGGGCGAGGCCTTATCTGAGGGAAAGGCGTAGGTTCTATAGGCTGATAGATCCCCGTCTTGAAGGGCAGTTCTCAATCAGAGGTGCACAGAAGGCAGTTCAGTTGGCTGCTCATTGCCTCACCCGTGATGCTAAAGCTCGACCTTTGATGAGTGAAGTAGTTGAAGTCTTAAAGCCTCTGCCTGACCTGAAGGATATGGCCAGTTCCTCGTCCTACTTTCAGGCCCTTCAAGCTGAGCGAGCAAGTATTGCTCAAGCTATTAAAAACGGTGGTAGAGTTCAGGCAGCATTACCAGAAAAGAATGGGCAACAAAACCCGACCCTTTCCACACCAAATCGTCCACAGGCTTCTCCCTGTCACGAGAACAATCTGCATAGATCGCCAAAACCAAAGGTTTAG